A portion of the Burkholderia sp. GAS332 genome contains these proteins:
- a CDS encoding hippurate hydrolase, producing the protein MMTTMPPTKQILNAIHALRAIRRDLHAHPELGFEEHRTASLIAEELSRLEIPHHVGIGRTGVVGVIEGRSNCLGRSVGLRADMDALPLQELTGLAHQSRCSGRMHACGHDGHITMLLAAARYLQHTREFDGTVYLIFQPGEEGCGGGRAMVEDGLFERFPADRLYALHNWPGLPLGTVSIPSGPVMAATDRIRIRIRGHGGHGGVAPHRTVDPVLVAGHLIVAAHSIVSRNIDPLEAAAISLCAIQGGDLERGFAVIPEEVVIVGTARSLRPEVQDLIERRLQTVVQSVAESFGATATLEYERVFPATINSAEEAQFARSVAAELLGADKIIADPRPSLGGEDFAYMLQQRPGAYIHLGSGSDVGLHNPHFDFNDELIPIGGALLARLAERALPSS; encoded by the coding sequence ATGATGACAACGATGCCCCCGACGAAACAGATCCTGAACGCGATACACGCGTTGCGTGCGATTCGACGCGACCTGCACGCACATCCCGAACTCGGCTTTGAGGAACACCGCACAGCGAGCCTCATTGCCGAGGAACTCTCGAGGTTGGAGATTCCCCATCACGTCGGCATAGGTCGTACTGGCGTAGTCGGTGTGATCGAGGGACGCAGTAATTGCCTCGGGCGCTCTGTAGGGCTGCGTGCGGACATGGATGCGCTACCGCTGCAGGAACTTACCGGACTTGCGCACCAATCACGTTGTAGTGGCCGCATGCATGCTTGCGGCCACGATGGTCATATCACCATGCTGCTTGCCGCGGCGCGCTATCTGCAACATACACGCGAATTCGACGGCACGGTTTATCTGATCTTTCAACCTGGCGAAGAGGGCTGTGGCGGTGGGCGCGCGATGGTTGAGGACGGGCTGTTCGAGCGCTTTCCAGCAGATCGACTCTACGCGCTCCATAACTGGCCAGGTTTGCCGTTGGGCACCGTGTCCATTCCAAGTGGACCGGTAATGGCCGCAACGGACCGGATCCGCATACGGATTCGTGGGCACGGTGGGCACGGTGGAGTAGCTCCACATCGCACGGTAGATCCGGTATTGGTGGCTGGGCATTTAATTGTGGCCGCTCACAGCATCGTCAGCCGCAATATCGATCCACTGGAAGCCGCTGCGATCAGCCTTTGTGCGATTCAAGGCGGGGATCTGGAACGCGGCTTCGCGGTGATTCCCGAGGAGGTTGTGATTGTCGGCACTGCCCGTTCACTGCGCCCCGAAGTTCAGGACCTCATAGAGCGGCGTCTGCAGACGGTCGTGCAGAGCGTTGCGGAAAGCTTTGGTGCTACTGCCACGCTTGAGTACGAACGAGTGTTTCCGGCAACGATCAATTCGGCGGAAGAAGCGCAATTCGCCAGGTCGGTCGCCGCTGAACTTCTCGGCGCAGACAAGATCATCGCAGACCCTCGCCCCAGCCTCGGTGGCGAAGATTTCGCCTACATGCTGCAACAGCGTCCGGGGGCGTATATCCATCTGGGAAGTGGTAGCGATGTTGGCTTACACAACCCGCACTTCGATTTCAACGATGAACTCATCCCGATCGGAGGTGCTCTATTGGCGCGGTTAGCCGAGCGGGCACTTCCGTCGAGTTAG
- a CDS encoding Predicted arabinose efflux permease, MFS family encodes MQNSQRSQAGAPRARQVIAAIIGNALEWYDFIVYGFLTIVISKLFFPTDSEYGSLLLTTATFGVGFFMRPVGGILIGMYADRKGRKAALQLIIGLMTVAIAMIAFAPTYAAIGIGGPLIIVLARMLQGFATGGEFASSTAFLVESAPADRRGLYGSWQMFGQGLAVLCGALVGALVTKGLSPEAVEAWGWRIPFIGGLVIGPVGLWIRRHLEETEAFIETQKDAKSQQTLGSVFREHRRGVLVSMCLTICATVSFYVVLVYMPTFANKQLHLPLDAAFLAQVIGVSCLTLTVPLFGAASDRIGRKPIMTGSMALYLVLLYPLFHWVNAEPSVSNLIVMQVVLCSLLGAFFGPFSSALAEQFPSGVRSTGMAVAYNIAVMVFGGFAQLIVTWLIHTTGSPIAPVFYVIFGAVLGLIGNLFLVDPVLAEHSAAGTEADMKQPSI; translated from the coding sequence ATGCAAAATTCACAACGCTCGCAAGCTGGCGCACCCCGTGCACGCCAGGTGATCGCAGCGATCATCGGCAACGCTTTGGAGTGGTACGACTTCATCGTCTACGGATTCCTGACCATTGTCATCTCGAAGCTATTCTTTCCAACAGATAGCGAATACGGTTCCCTGCTACTTACCACAGCTACGTTCGGTGTTGGCTTCTTCATGCGCCCCGTTGGGGGAATATTGATCGGCATGTACGCGGACAGGAAGGGACGCAAAGCCGCGCTGCAATTGATTATCGGTCTGATGACCGTGGCGATTGCGATGATTGCGTTTGCACCGACCTATGCGGCAATTGGAATCGGTGGTCCACTGATCATCGTGCTGGCCAGGATGCTGCAGGGCTTCGCTACAGGTGGAGAGTTTGCCAGCTCAACGGCGTTTCTGGTCGAATCAGCTCCCGCTGATCGTCGTGGGCTGTATGGTTCCTGGCAGATGTTTGGTCAGGGCTTGGCGGTTCTTTGTGGTGCGTTGGTGGGGGCCTTGGTCACGAAGGGCCTGTCTCCCGAGGCGGTGGAGGCTTGGGGCTGGCGCATTCCATTTATTGGCGGACTCGTGATTGGCCCCGTAGGTTTGTGGATTCGCCGACATTTGGAGGAAACCGAAGCCTTCATCGAGACGCAGAAAGATGCAAAGAGTCAACAAACGCTGGGCTCCGTGTTTAGAGAGCATCGACGTGGTGTCCTGGTAAGCATGTGCCTTACCATCTGCGCCACAGTGTCTTTCTATGTCGTACTGGTATATATGCCGACCTTTGCGAACAAGCAATTGCATTTGCCACTTGATGCCGCATTCCTGGCGCAGGTGATCGGCGTCTCGTGTCTCACTCTAACGGTGCCGCTGTTCGGTGCCGCTTCCGACCGTATCGGTCGGAAGCCGATCATGACAGGTTCAATGGCGCTCTACCTCGTGCTGCTGTATCCGCTGTTCCACTGGGTCAATGCAGAACCTAGCGTTTCCAACCTGATCGTAATGCAGGTCGTGCTTTGCAGCCTGCTTGGTGCGTTCTTTGGCCCTTTTTCGTCGGCGCTGGCTGAACAGTTCCCCTCTGGAGTTCGCTCCACCGGAATGGCGGTCGCCTACAACATCGCGGTGATGGTGTTTGGAGGCTTCGCGCAACTCATTGTCACGTGGCTGATTCACACGACCGGGTCGCCCATCGCGCCGGT